In Xyrauchen texanus isolate HMW12.3.18 chromosome 35, RBS_HiC_50CHRs, whole genome shotgun sequence, one DNA window encodes the following:
- the LOC127629308 gene encoding LOW QUALITY PROTEIN: calmodulin-regulated spectrin-associated protein 1-B-like (The sequence of the model RefSeq protein was modified relative to this genomic sequence to represent the inferred CDS: deleted 1 base in 1 codon), which translates to MDGGALADGDGGQRRVDSVEGGLEIVPLEMYDSARAKIEANLRWLFAKAYGEEHIPTDLRDPFYTDQYCVEHIKPPVLSLLLSSELYCRVCGLLLKGDQASALTSHQAVIQTLARRGIYAREADDTPVSHDDLSSTPIKMSSHIPLIDALMMAYTVEMMAIEKVVTSVKRFSNFCASKELPFDMEEAMLLWINKVILKTRELSEKELKMKQPLIDSPCHQKSPSKWYWKLVPVRYRRDHLSGRPFPHLAVMEDLMKDVCDGAALLTVIHFYCPEYMRLDDICLKEVPSLPDSMYNVHLLREFSNEYLNRCFYLHAEDLLYGPPVLKHNVMVFIAELFWWFEVVKPDFVKPRDLQEIKDVRPSLQPKSVHPHVPISSATKRSFLTPSPSADSLVTSANPDGCMRYYLHTEESLSVTKRSPAHSPSYPLLSLRQRPQKPIQGEENSELRNRSNSLSHMDGPLLGSHLAWAERKQRRISQMEMDWERVCGDNVSLARSISKDSLASNVISITPRHRINGQPLPQTCHYDNQEGEEELVAVSNPEGSSRSRDAQPERYFLEPLQPAVLRANKEKTGIGKWEESGEGRTQARRRAYNPTECTLNRTFTPINSNSIEPESTQTGSPTQSGSFFLHDDAEFLRTSPLGGWEHITSDSEFEEDDEVEDQERELAKALLLHASLKCVGRGDIEEESAKLREDDRVQERDDKESSSGRASPCPSMLSQASSTSTGTGRMTSFAKRRRHKVGFPDGCYSTGSSQTTTPDGSESGLLPSDMSPSTPFGGTRPGLASDLVHLRMQLEEKRRTIEMQKKKMETLSARQRLQLGKAAFLHVIKKGRSDTLPHPLKPEMVPKEKELAKDDTCVEVLKARGKEAEQCPNKEILPQGTPVTPSEVDKDNRLSVSRGCEVLDSVGGEPDLGECSRSIEFLNEAIGAIQQQMMQLSLQQDLLIKQSVKSPQEHSQTHATKPNTVPSLNENVPEPPHEAKSHLFVQFTETISTATKRPPRLSSSRALQTKPTNLKLSKVANSRPKGSTLTTTGNPRPSLGGRTPRAENEEEGESIEGGLGSKAIIENTTFKLHDSGTRSADSLDSARTELPTLEPSPVDATWERRESGGSGEENVAVPSEENRSKAQLIEVDLSDLADPSETSIEPDSEQKPGLGFFFKDDQKAEDELAKKRAAFLLKQQRKAEEARIRKQLLEVESELKRDEARRKAEEDRVRKEEEKARRELIKQEYLRRKQQELLEEQGVAKPRPRNRRPRPKSLHRAESSCSTPVSLCSAPSGSSLSLASAATEGDSVASGGASSHRGESVESFPILSRNASRNMERDWDNASTASSITSVAEYNGPRLFKEPSTKSNKPIIQNAIAHCCLAGKVNEAQKNAILEEIERCESNHLIILFRDGGCQFRALYSYSPEMEEILKLKGTGPRSISRKMIDRLFKYSSDRKQFTVIPAKSVSVSVDALTIHGHLWQVKRPSSKKKS; encoded by the exons AGCACATCCCGACTGACCTGAGGGACCCGTTCTACACGGATCAGTACTGTGTGGAGCACATAAAGCCGCCggttctctctctcctgctgtctTCGGAGCTGTACTGCAGGGTGTGTGGGCTGCTGCTGAAGGGCGACCAAGCATCTGCGCTCACCTCCCATCAGGCTGTCATCCAGACGCTTGCGCGGCGGGGAATATATGCCAGAGAAGCCGATGACACACCCGTTTCCCACGATGACCTCTCTTCTACCCCCATTAAGATG agttctCATATTCCTCTGATTGATGCTCTGATGATGGCATATACAGTGGAGATGATGGCTATAGAGAAAGTCGTGACAAGCGTCAAACGCTTCTCGAACTTTTGTGCATCTAAAGAACTCCCCTTCGACATGGAGGAAGCCATGCTGTTGTGGATTAACAAG GTCATTTTGAAGACGAGAGAGCTCTCTGAGAAGGAACTCAAGATGAAACAGCCGCTCATTGATTCGCCGTGCCATCAGAAG TCTCCCTCAAAATGGTACTGGAAGCTCGTGCCT GTACGTTACCGTAGAGATCACCTGTCTGGACGTCCTTTTCCTCACCTGGCTGTGATGGAGGATTTGATGAAGGATGTGTGTGACGGGGCGGCACTTCTAACGGTTATCCACTTCTACTGCCCTGAATACATGAGACTAGATG ACATATGTCTGAAAGAGGTACCCTCGCTCCCAGATAGCATGTATAATGTCCATTTACTACGAGAGTTTTCTAACGAATACCTGAACAGGTGTTTTTATCTCCATGCTGAAGATCTGCTCTACGGCCCACCTGTACTCAAG CATAACGTGATGGTTTTCATCGCTGAGCTGTTTTGGTGGTTTGAAGTTGTGAAGCCAGACTTCGTAAAGCCAAGAGACCTACAAGAGATAAAAGATG TGAGACCATCTCTTCAGCCAAAGAGTGTCCACCCCCATGTGCCCATATCCAGTGCCACCAAGCGTAGCTTCTTAACGCCCTCCCCTTCAGCCGATTCATTGGTGACTAGTGCTAATCCTGACGGTTGTATGAGGTATTACCTGCATACTGAGGAGTCTTTGTCTGT AACTAAGAGAAGCCCCGCCCACAGCCCCTCCTACCCGCTTCTCTCACTGCGACAAAGACCACAGAAGCCCATTCAGGGCGAGGAGAATTCAG AACTCAGGAACAGGTCAAACTCGTTGTCCCATATGGATGGACCATTACTTGGATCACATCTTGCCTGGGCGGAAAGGAAACAAAG GCGCATCTCTCAGATGGAGATGGACTGGGAACGTGTTTGTGGCGATAACGTCAGCTTGGCTCGTTCCATTAGTAAGGACAGTTTAGCGTCTAATGTCATTTCCATTACTCCACGACACAGAATCAATGGccagcccctcccccagacatgtCACTATGACAACCAGGAGGGAGAGGAGGAGCTTGTGGCTGTCAGTAACCCTGAGGGTTCGTCCAGATCTAGAGATGCCCAGCCCGAGAGATACTTCTTAGAACCGTTGCAACCTGCGGTTCTTCGAGCAAATAAGGAGAAAACTGGAATTGGTAAATGGGAAGAGAGTGGCGAGGGGCGGACTCAAGCACGCAGGCGGGCGTACAACCCTACAGAATGCACACTCAACCGGACGTTTACTCCGATCAATAGCAATAGCATAGAGCCAGAAAGCACACAAACTGGGTCCCCTACGCAATCTGGAAGCTTCTTCCTGCATGACGATGCAGAATTTCTTCGTACTAGTCCGCTCGGAGGTTGGGAACACATCACATCAGACTCGGAATTTGAGGAAGATGATGAAGTGGAAGATCAGGAGCGAGAGCTTGCCAAAGCGCTGCTATTGCATGCTAGCCTGAAGTGTGTAGGCCGTGGAGACATAGAGGAGGAGTCTGCGAAGCTGCGAGAGGACGATCGTGTACAAGAACGGGATGATAAGGAAAGCTCAAGTGGACGGGCCAGTCCGTGCCCCAGCATGTTATCGCAGGCCAGCAGCACATCAACGGGCACTGGACGCATGACGAGTTTTGCAAAACGGCGTAGACATAAAGTTGGATTTCCCGATGGTTGCTACAGCACTGGCAGCTCTCAAACTACAACTCCTGATGGGTCTGAAAGTGGCCTCCTTCCATCAGACATGAGCCCGAGTACGCCTTTTGGAGGCACCCGACCTGGCCTCGCTTCCGATCTCGTCCACCTTCGCATGCAACTGGAGGAGAAACGTCGTACCATCGAGATGCAGAAAAAGAAGATGGAGACTTTGTCGGCACGCCAAAGGCTGCAATTGGGCAAAGCAGCGTTCCTGCATGTCATTAAAAAGGGAAGGAGTGACACACTGCCACACCCACTCAAACCAGAAATGGTGCCCAAAGAGAAAGAATTGGCAAAGGACGACACATGCGTGGAAGTTCTTAAAGCCCGAGGCAAGGAGGCAGAGCAGTGCccaaataaagaaatattgcCCCAGGGTACACCGGTAACACCCTCAGAGGTGGATAAGGACAATCGTTTGAGTGTCTCGAGAGGG TGCGAAGTTTTGGACAGTGTAGGCGGAGAGCCGGATCTTGGCGAATGCAGCCGCTCTATCGAATTTCTAAACGAagccattggagcaattcaacaACAAATGATGCAACTTTCGCTGCAGCAGGACTTACTCATAAAACAGTCTGTTAAGTCACCCCAagaacactcacaaacacatgcaaCCAAACCGAACACTGTGCCGTCGTTAAACGAAAACGTACCAGAGCCGCCGCATGAGGCTAAGTCCCATCTCTTCGTGCAGTTCACAGAAACTATTTCCACCGCAACAAAGCGACCTCCAAGACTTAGCTCGAGTCGTGCGCTTCAGACGAAACCTACCAACCTCAAACTAAGCAAGGTTGCCAACAGTCGCCCAAAAGGAAGCACTCTGACAACGACTGGTAACCCTAGACCCTCACTGGGTGGCAGGACCCCCCGGGCTGAGAATGAAGAAGAGGGTGAGTCTATAGAGGGTGGGCTTGGCTCAAAAGCAATCATTGAAAATACCACATTCAAACTGCATGACTCTGGAACACGAAGTGCTGACAGTCTTGACTCGGCCCGAACTGAACTCCCCACCTTGGAACCTTCACCTGTGGATGCGACCTGGGAGAGGAGAGAGTCTGGTGGCTCTGGGGAAGAGAATGTTGCAGTACCGTCTGAAGAAAACCGAAGCAAAGCTCAGCTCATTGAGGTTGACCTATCTGACCTGGCTGACCCTTCTGAAACAAGCATAGAACCTGACAGTGAACAGAAGCCTGGACTGGGCTTCTTCTTTAAG GATGATCAGAAAGCAGAGGACGAATTGGCTAAGAAGAGAGCGGCATTCCTACTGAAACAGCAGCGCAAAGCCGAAGAGGCGCGAATACGCAAACAACTGCTGGAGGTGGAGTCAGAACTCAAGCGAGATGAAGCCAG ACGGAAAGCCGAGGAAGATCGTGTACGTAAAGAGGAAGAGAAGGCTCGCAGAGAGCTGATCAAACAGGAGTATCTCCGTAGGAAGCAGCAAGAACTGCTGGAGGAACAGGGCGTGGCCAAGCCACGCCCACGCAACAGGAGGCCACGCCCCAAATCACTACACCGTGCTGAATCCTCATGTTCTACTC cGGTTAGTCTGTGTTCTGCTCCCTCTGGATCGTCTCTCTCATTGGCTTCTGCTGCTACTGAAGGTGATAGTGTTGCATCAGGAGGGGCCAGTTCACACAG GGGCGAGTCAGTGGAATCTTTTCCCATATTGAGCCGAAATGCAAGCAGGAACATGGAGCGGGACTGGGACAATGCATCAACGGCTTCATCCATCACTTCTGTAGCAGAATACAATG GGCCCAGGTTGTTTAAGGAGCCGAGCACAAAATCTAACAAACCCATCATCCAGAATGCCATTGCTCACTGCTGTCTGGCGGGAAAAGTCAATGAAGCCCAAAAGAACGCCATTCTAGAG GAAATTGAACGTTGTGAGTCCAACCACCTGATAATCCTTTTCCGTGATGGTGGATGTCAGTTCCGGGCGCTTTACTCATATTCCCCCGAAATGGAGGAGATCCTCAAACTGAAAGGCACCGGGCCACGATCCATCAGCCGCAAAATGATCGACAGACTCTTCAAATACAGCTCCGACCGCAAACAGTTCACTGTCATTCCTGCAAAGTCCGTCTCTGTCAGCGTTGACGCTCTTACCATCCATGGTCACCTGTGGCAGGTCAAACGGCCGAGCTCCAAGAAAAAATCATAA